The following proteins come from a genomic window of Salinivibrio kushneri:
- a CDS encoding quaternary amine ABC transporter ATP-binding protein — protein sequence MTKPVQDTLIEIQGLYKVFGDHPQKVMPAVKAGKSKDALLQETGHTIGLSDINLSIRRGEVFVIMGLSGSGKSTLIRHFNRLIDPTEGEIRVEGTDIMKHSQKELQAFRRHKMSMVFQRFGLLPHRTVRENVGFGLRIQGEGKAQRDQKAEQWLSTVGLDGYADQYPAQLSGGQQQRVGLARALCTDAEILLMDEAFSALDPLIRSEMQDQLIELQEKLQKTIIFITHDLDEALRLGDRIAILRDGKLVQVGEPVDILLQPADDYVEAFVKDVNRARALTVETVMQPQICRISANTIGDAIQQMRQQKANYGYYITEEGYQGTLSQKNLSDRDPSGDIEASLLEDVPAIEQDSLLETVIPDTLESKWPLPVFDNQGELIGHLSRQTVASILSESGHKYAGEPDDQGSTKKAS from the coding sequence ATGACTAAGCCAGTGCAGGACACCTTAATTGAGATCCAAGGCCTATATAAAGTGTTTGGCGACCACCCGCAAAAGGTAATGCCTGCGGTCAAAGCCGGAAAAAGTAAAGATGCCTTATTACAAGAAACAGGGCATACCATTGGGCTCAGTGATATTAATCTATCCATTCGCCGCGGTGAGGTCTTTGTGATCATGGGCCTGTCGGGCTCTGGAAAATCGACCTTAATTCGTCATTTCAATCGCTTAATTGATCCCACCGAGGGTGAAATCCGCGTCGAAGGCACCGATATCATGAAGCACTCGCAAAAAGAGTTGCAGGCGTTTCGACGTCATAAGATGTCCATGGTGTTTCAACGTTTTGGCCTACTCCCGCACCGTACAGTGAGAGAAAATGTTGGGTTTGGTTTGCGAATCCAAGGAGAGGGAAAAGCGCAACGCGATCAAAAAGCGGAACAATGGTTGTCGACCGTGGGTCTTGACGGCTACGCCGATCAATATCCGGCGCAATTATCTGGTGGACAACAACAACGTGTCGGCCTTGCACGCGCTCTCTGCACCGATGCAGAAATTTTGCTGATGGACGAAGCATTTTCTGCCCTTGACCCGCTCATTCGCAGCGAGATGCAAGACCAGCTGATTGAATTGCAGGAAAAATTGCAGAAAACCATCATTTTTATCACTCACGATCTGGACGAAGCATTGAGGCTTGGTGACCGTATTGCCATTTTACGTGATGGTAAGCTCGTGCAAGTCGGAGAGCCTGTCGATATATTGCTCCAACCGGCCGATGACTATGTCGAGGCTTTCGTAAAAGACGTTAATCGTGCTCGTGCACTCACTGTGGAAACCGTGATGCAGCCACAGATATGCCGTATCAGTGCCAACACAATTGGCGATGCGATTCAGCAGATGCGTCAGCAAAAAGCCAATTATGGCTATTACATCACAGAAGAAGGCTATCAAGGCACCCTGAGTCAAAAAAACCTCAGTGACAGAGATCCAAGCGGTGATATCGAGGCAAGTCTTCTCGAAGACGTGCCTGCCATTGAGCAAGACTCGTTATTGGAAACCGTCATCCCAGATACGTTGGAGTCAAAATGGCCGCTCCCCGTGTTTGATAATCAAGGCGAGCTGATTGGGCACCTCTCACGGCAAACAGTGGCGAGTATTCTCAGTGAAAGTGGCCATAAATACGCAGGCGAACCTGACGATCAAGGCTCAACGAAAAAAGCCAGTTAG
- a CDS encoding ABC transporter permease, with translation MADSWLTEVPEMSRRDLLAIRQTLDGAYRDFSREYGEGIEAFFDPLLHFLVWFEDLLLATPWWLVIAVLAGIAYLASRSWKLPTAVVVSFTLIAYLGMWEDTMSTMSIILVCTLVAIGVGVPIGIAMSKSNRTQAVVTPLLDIMQTMPAFVYLIPVVMLLGIGKIPGVIAVVIYAIPPVIRLTNLGIRLVDKDVLEAATAYGANGFQRLFQIQLPLAMPTIMAGINQTIMMALAMVVIASMIGVSGLGQPVLKSITNQYFTLGLLNGLAIVVIAIIFDRVSQSYAKRSQQHLKGGDHD, from the coding sequence ATGGCTGATTCATGGCTAACGGAAGTGCCAGAAATGAGCAGGCGTGACCTGCTCGCTATTCGACAAACACTTGACGGCGCGTATCGCGACTTCTCCCGCGAATATGGTGAAGGTATTGAAGCCTTCTTTGACCCCCTCCTCCACTTTCTCGTTTGGTTTGAAGACTTACTCCTCGCCACACCTTGGTGGCTGGTGATTGCCGTACTGGCCGGTATCGCGTACCTCGCCAGTCGCTCTTGGAAGCTCCCTACGGCTGTGGTTGTTTCTTTCACCCTGATTGCCTATTTGGGCATGTGGGAAGATACCATGAGCACCATGAGTATCATTTTGGTGTGTACACTGGTTGCTATTGGCGTGGGAGTGCCGATAGGCATTGCCATGTCCAAGTCCAATCGTACCCAAGCCGTGGTCACGCCGTTACTGGATATTATGCAAACCATGCCTGCCTTTGTGTATCTCATCCCAGTGGTAATGTTACTGGGTATTGGCAAGATCCCTGGCGTTATTGCGGTGGTTATCTATGCGATTCCTCCAGTGATTCGTTTGACAAACCTGGGGATTCGGTTAGTCGACAAAGATGTGTTGGAAGCAGCGACCGCCTACGGCGCCAATGGCTTTCAGCGTTTATTCCAGATCCAACTCCCCTTAGCAATGCCAACCATTATGGCAGGCATCAACCAAACCATTATGATGGCGCTGGCGATGGTGGTCATTGCCTCAATGATTGGCGTTTCGGGCCTTGGACAGCCTGTGCTTAAATCGATTACTAACCAATACTTTACCTTGGGCCTTCTCAATGGTCTCGCCATTGTGGTGATTGCAATTATTTTCGATCGTGTGTCTCAAAGCTACGCCAAACGTTCCCAGCAGCATCTCAAAGGAGGCGATCATGACTAA
- a CDS encoding ABC transporter substrate-binding protein has product MYKRLLSAAILSLSALPASADDHNCGKVTIADMNWNSASLIANIDQFILEHGYGCDAELVPGDTMPTGTSMIEKGEPDIAPEFWSNSMREGLQRGIDEGRVRYAGSALVEGGEEGFWIPRYLAEKHPELKTISGIKANADLFPHPEDASKSAFYGCPAGWNCQITSENQFDALELADSGFEIVDPGSGAGLAGSIAKAYEREEAWFGYYWAPTAVLGKYDMVKVDFETGTDVQHYKDCITSNDCMNPKATMYPAADVDTVVTERFANRAPEALTYLKQRGFTNDQMNGLLAWMEENQADGEYAMTNFLINHEDIWTKWVPSDVAEKVKDAL; this is encoded by the coding sequence ATGTACAAACGATTACTCTCAGCCGCTATTCTCTCGCTATCGGCATTGCCGGCCAGCGCAGATGATCACAACTGTGGCAAAGTCACCATCGCTGACATGAATTGGAACTCTGCCAGCCTGATTGCCAACATCGATCAGTTTATCTTAGAACATGGCTACGGCTGTGATGCCGAGCTTGTCCCTGGTGATACCATGCCCACTGGGACATCGATGATTGAAAAAGGTGAGCCGGACATTGCGCCTGAGTTTTGGAGTAATTCGATGCGCGAAGGCCTACAGCGCGGTATCGATGAAGGGCGAGTTCGCTATGCCGGTAGTGCATTAGTTGAAGGCGGCGAAGAGGGTTTTTGGATCCCACGTTATCTGGCCGAAAAGCATCCTGAGCTAAAGACTATTTCAGGGATCAAAGCCAATGCTGATTTATTTCCCCACCCAGAAGATGCCTCTAAATCCGCTTTTTATGGCTGCCCAGCAGGCTGGAACTGCCAAATTACGTCGGAAAACCAATTTGACGCTTTAGAGCTTGCTGACAGTGGGTTTGAAATTGTCGATCCGGGTTCTGGTGCCGGTTTGGCGGGCTCAATCGCCAAAGCTTACGAGCGCGAAGAAGCGTGGTTCGGTTATTACTGGGCCCCAACTGCGGTGTTGGGAAAATATGACATGGTCAAGGTGGACTTTGAGACAGGAACAGACGTACAGCATTATAAAGACTGTATTACCTCGAATGATTGTATGAACCCGAAAGCAACCATGTATCCAGCGGCTGACGTCGATACCGTGGTAACAGAACGCTTTGCCAATCGCGCCCCCGAGGCGCTGACATACTTAAAACAACGTGGTTTCACCAATGATCAAATGAATGGTTTGCTCGCATGGATGGAAGAAAACCAGGCCGATGGGGAATACGCGATGACTAACTTCCTCATCAATCACGAAGACATATGGACAAAATGGGTACCTAGTGACGTCGCTGAAAAAGTAAAGGACGCCCTGTAA
- a CDS encoding isochorismatase family protein produces MINTENAVVLLIDVQGKLAQKVVGSEELHQKVAQLLRGCEHFDVPVVWVEQLPEKLGATTSALADLMPNNTPIAKHTFSAFAEPQVEQMLNSLNRKQVILCGIETHICVYQTACDLLRQHYHVHLVTDATSSCHPAHHQSGIAMMQQHGAWITVVEALLFEWQQHAGGSDFKAFLSLIK; encoded by the coding sequence ATGATTAACACTGAAAATGCCGTCGTTTTGTTGATTGATGTTCAGGGCAAGTTGGCGCAAAAAGTGGTGGGAAGCGAGGAATTACACCAAAAAGTGGCTCAACTACTACGCGGGTGCGAACACTTCGATGTACCCGTCGTTTGGGTCGAGCAACTGCCTGAAAAACTTGGCGCAACAACGTCGGCACTCGCCGACCTCATGCCAAACAACACACCGATTGCTAAACATACGTTTAGCGCTTTTGCTGAACCGCAAGTTGAACAGATGCTGAATTCTCTTAATCGCAAACAAGTGATTTTATGTGGCATTGAAACACATATCTGTGTGTACCAAACCGCCTGTGATCTGCTTCGGCAGCACTACCATGTGCATCTTGTCACGGACGCGACGTCATCCTGTCACCCTGCACACCATCAAAGTGGCATCGCAATGATGCAGCAGCATGGTGCCTGGATCACCGTGGTCGAAGCCTTGCTGTTTGAGTGGCAACAACACGCAGGGGGGTCGGACTTTAAAGCATTTTTGTCGCTCATCAAGTAA
- a CDS encoding EamA family transporter encodes MHYFIAILAPIFWGSTYSAVALYLGDLSPYWMAVWRALPAGILMLLISRRGLPLSLPRMLAVSFFNIAAFFLLLFIAAYRLPGAVAGTLGATLPLVLMLLQWLTEGKRPEPKLLSLALLGLFGVGLLLNPSTDIDWLGAGAMLLATFFVAQSTLWMKRWAAKDIFGLTAWQLVLGGAMLIPFAWILAGPPQAPTLHAVPGLIWVIVLNTAVGYWAYIRSITVLGPNRQSIIMFLNPLTAVTLGVLWIEETLQPLQWLGIAMILASLLWMKFSDKLTLPRSAKTAVAPSR; translated from the coding sequence ATGCACTATTTTATTGCGATTCTCGCCCCCATTTTTTGGGGAAGTACCTATTCGGCGGTCGCATTGTACTTGGGGGATCTTTCCCCTTACTGGATGGCGGTATGGCGGGCGCTGCCTGCCGGGATATTAATGTTGTTGATCAGTCGTCGTGGTTTACCATTGAGTTTGCCGAGAATGCTCGCCGTGAGCTTTTTTAATATTGCCGCGTTCTTTTTACTGTTATTTATCGCGGCATATCGCTTACCGGGCGCGGTGGCGGGGACGTTAGGTGCTACCTTACCGCTAGTTCTGATGCTCTTGCAGTGGTTAACCGAGGGAAAACGGCCAGAGCCTAAGCTGCTTAGCTTGGCATTACTCGGGCTTTTCGGGGTGGGCTTGTTGCTCAACCCGTCCACAGACATAGACTGGCTAGGGGCGGGCGCCATGCTATTAGCAACGTTTTTCGTCGCGCAGTCAACACTGTGGATGAAGCGGTGGGCAGCCAAGGATATCTTTGGTCTGACCGCGTGGCAGTTGGTACTGGGTGGTGCGATGTTAATCCCCTTTGCCTGGATCCTAGCAGGGCCACCACAAGCGCCCACGCTGCACGCGGTGCCAGGTTTAATATGGGTGATTGTGCTCAACACTGCTGTCGGTTATTGGGCCTATATCCGCTCGATTACCGTGCTAGGACCTAACCGCCAATCGATCATCATGTTCCTTAATCCGCTCACGGCCGTGACACTAGGGGTACTCTGGATTGAGGAGACGCTACAACCGTTGCAGTGGCTGGGTATTGCGATGATTCTAGCATCTTTATTGTGGATGAAATTCTCTGATAAATTGACGCTACCGCGCAGTGCTAAAACGGCGGTGGCTCCCTCAAGATAG